In the genome of Arachis stenosperma cultivar V10309 chromosome 6, arast.V10309.gnm1.PFL2, whole genome shotgun sequence, the window TTGTTTGACATAACATGTTAAAATGTCCTCTTATGCATATTCCACTTGTGGTTTTATATTTAGGCTTTACACTGGAATTCATGCAAAAGCAAAACCCAAATTTAAAAGTGGAGCTATTTCTGAATCGACAACCGCCCTAAATGTTGATCAAACAAACACCTCAGTGCCTAACGCTGAAATAAAAACAGCTCCATCAAGTGCAGCCCTGCCATTGCAGTCTTTATCCTCCTCAACCACCACGGCAAGAGGAAACAGTCAAGAACAGGCAGCAGTTGTGGTGACTGAGACTACTGTTAATGGTTCTGCCGCCACCAGTAAGGCAGTTTCTTCTGCTTCAGCACCACTAAAGAGGGAAGGTGGAGTCGCAAAAGCTCAGGCagacaagaagaagatagaTGCCAGAAAGAAGAGTTTGAAAAGATTGTAATGTTGTTCAATAATTGAACTTTTCTTTGTGGCTTAGTTATTCTATTTGATAGTGAAAAGAAAAGGGTAAAATGGATTTGAGTTAATTTACATTGAAATTTTTAATGGATGGAAGTTGAACTGTTGTCTGTCTTGGATTATCCTGAACGGCACACACTTTCTCTATTTTCTTGTATTTACGCCATTTTTTAAAACCTCTTTTTCTTAATTCTCCACCATTTTTTCCAACTATTATGTCTATAATAAAGCCTATTGAATATGAACATATAAGCTGAATCTGAATTTTAAAATGAGTACTATATGCATTCCTTTTAGATTTGCCCATGTAAGAGATATTTAACTTAGTGGTATAGATTTAATAGAAATTGTTGATTTGTTGGGTGTTAAGTTAATATATCAATGGACTATTTTGGTGCTTTGTGCAGAGTTTTCTTCGGTGTTTGATAGAATTTATTGTCTTGCAAGATTAGCGTGGTCTCCACGCTTGTCACCGTTTATTTAGCTCTCCAACGTGCAAATACGAGGAATgaattttctcattttttttaatcaagGGTATAAAGTATAATATTTaactatttaataattttttctcatatttttttaactttattaTGAAGTGTACGGTGAAGGATCGTATTTTATCCCTTTAAATGAGAAAAAGAGGTTGATAGATCCAATTCTGCAAACGGAACATGAACCAACATCAAGTTAGATgattgaattaaattgataCCTTTGAAGCTTTATTATAGTATCAGGCTATTAGCTCCCCTTTTGGGAGGATATTATTCTGAGAgtttgttttttccttttgtcGGTTAGACTAAAGTTTTCATTGCACCGCCACAATAAAatgtttttatataattattgacTCACTCGAGTAAAGCAAGCATCTATCTTCCTTAATGGTTAACATGCAGGACGACAATAAAAATTCTTGCTGTTTAACAGGAACCGGCGAGATAATCAACTTTGGTCGATTATGTTTAAACGAAACATAAAACCAAAAGAAGAATTTCTAAGACCCAAATTTGGATGATCCATTCTCCATCAACTAGCCATGATTCATGCAATGCTACTGAATCATGGCTATGGGATACCTGATTCTCTGTATTTGGTGACAACAATATCTTCAATCGCAAACATAAATGGAACATATTCATAGTCATGTGAGATTTGACCTAGATCAGCATTAAAGATTGCATTCACAAAGGAGCATAGTTCCATAGAGACACCAAAACTGAGGAGTGGTCTAAAGCGACTTGAAAATAAACATTAAAACGTGGGATACAGTCACAAAACAAACTACAAATACATCAATTCCATCACAACCATTAGCAGCACATTTACCACAAAAATGTCATAAATTGCTGAACTCAGAACCAACCAAATAAAAATGAAGAAACAAGACATTGAGCTAGGAGCCTAGGATTTGGTGTACTGTTATACAAGTCAACCTTGTCCTAAATCTTTCTTTttgccttttctttttttctttttaaataaccATATTTCATTCAGTTTGTGGTGGAAGAGTTTGTGATTACTTAGCCATCATCACCTTAACAAACTCTTCATAGTTTATTTGGCCATCACCATCAACATCAGCCTCGCGGATCATCTCATCGACTTCTTCATCAGTGAGCTTCTCACCAAGGTTGGTCATCACGTGGCGGAGCTCAGCAGCAGAAATGAACCCGTTTTGATCCTTGTCAAAGACGCGGAATGCCTCCTTCAGCTCCTCCTCAGAATCAGTGTCCTTCATCTTCCTGGCCataaggtttagaaactcaggGAAGTCAATGGTGCCGTTGCCATCGGCATCTACTTCATTGATCATGTCTTGGAGCTCTGCCTCGGTTGGGTTCTGTCCTAGTGACCGCATGACAGTTCCAAGCTCCTTGGTCGTGATGCAACCTGTAACACCATGTTCAAATCAAACAAGAATGTCCCAGTCATGCTAACAATCTACAGTTGAAAACACAACTTATAGCATATTTGGTTGTCTGTTTAAAATTCTAGGAACCATGATTTGAATAAAAGCATCAATTCCAGATGAAAATCCGAACATGGGCCAACTTGTCCATCCAATGAACATGATTTGGATCAGCAATTTTTTCATTCTACATATTGCCATATTACCATATGGTTCAAGATTTCGTACACTTTCTTTCATATTGTAGCACTCCAAATCAAAATTCAGCACATGATCACTAAGTAATTCACCATTAGAGGTAGGGCTTTTACCCAATAACTTATGTTTGAGAAAGAAAGTTCATATTACTTTATAACATGATACCAG includes:
- the LOC130932549 gene encoding calmodulin, whose protein sequence is MADQLTDEQISEFKEAFSLFDKDGDGCITTKELGTVMRSLGQNPTEAELQDMINEVDADGNGTIDFPEFLNLMARKMKDTDSEEELKEAFRVFDKDQNGFISAAELRHVMTNLGEKLTDEEVDEMIREADVDGDGQINYEEFVKVMMAK